Proteins encoded in a region of the Planococcus citri chromosome 1, ihPlaCitr1.1, whole genome shotgun sequence genome:
- the LOC135833046 gene encoding esterase E4-like, whose product MCERVIITANEGKIRGILKTSEYSETSFYSFYGVPYGEPPIGNLRFKDPVKVKPWRRIYDATKEKPGCIQYSLLNHNFWGTEDCLYNNIHIPKLPQKDEPLRAIIVNIHPGAYNFGTPNTDQFGSPDFIMHHDVVYICIAYRLHILGFLNLGIKDCSGNQAIKDIILGLRWIKSNIKAFGGDPDNITVIGSSTGAILINILMLSPAAKDLFHKAVLMGGYVCNPVMPHQNSNQEYAYELAKLLGCTKNVHDHKQLLAYLKSLPAVLLIQYLRACQKIVQNTLAPIYPMGIFSPTLDHESGILPESPRNLLQSMAKIPIMVGFCERESILGFSRGELRRETEENFKTSFCQNCWSWGTHLDEKDIQFINQEVESFYTQGTPIEEAPLSLKVDIQTDITMSDVYETLIDIIAADSLSSVFVYKFEFEGAIATTKTILLQQSVLEEDLKGTYHNCDYFYWNRRSDPENVETREMVDTFTKLVTTFAKTSDPNNENIPIRWIPSTLGEPCYLSISNPIKMVDGKLNNERLEFWDRIKQQIKKTKNVKIIKEENGAVKS is encoded by the exons ATGTGTGAAAGAGTAATTATCACAGCAAATGAAGGAAAAATCcgaggaattttgaaaacatccgAATATTCGGAAACatcattttattctttttacgGAGTACCTTATGGCGAACCACCCATAGGAAACTTGAGATTCAAG GATCCAGTTAAAGTCAAGCCTTGGAGAAGAATTTACGATGCAACGAAGGAGAAACCTGGATGTATACAATATTCATTACtgaatcataatttttgggGCACCGAGGACTGTTTGTATAACAATATTCATATCCCAAAA CTGCCGCAGAAAGATGAGCCTTTGCGAGCCATAATCGTGAATATCCATCCAGGAGCGTATAATTTTGGCACCCCTAACACCGATCAGTTTGGATCACCTGATTTCATTATGCATCACGACGTTGTTTACATCTGCATTGCGTATCGGCTTCatattttag GGTTTTTGAATTTGGGAATCAAAGATTGCTCTGGAAATCAAGCTATTAAAGATATAATCTTAGGTCTTCGATGGATCAAAAGTAATATAAAAGCATTTGGAGGTGATCCTGATAACATAACTGTGATAGGAAGCAGCACAGGAGCAATacttatcaatattttaatgTTATCTCCCGCAGCAAAAG ATTTATTCCATAAAGCTGTTCTAATGGGTGGTTACGTATGCAATCCTGTTATGcctcatcaaaattcaaaccaagAGTACGCTTATGAACTCGCCAAACTGCTCGGATGCACTAAAAATGTCCACGATCACAAACAACTGCTTGCATATTTGAAATCACTGCCTGCAGTTTTACTCATACAGTACTTGAGAGCATGTCAGAAGATTGTACAAAAT acATTAGCGCCAATATATCCGATGGGTATTTTCTCACCAACCTTAGACCACGAATCGGGTATTTTGCCAGAATCTCCAAGGAACCTTTTGCAGTCGATGGCTAAAATACCAATCATGGTGGGATTCTGTGAAAGGGAATCTATCTTAGGATTTTCTC gAGGAGAACTGAGAAGGGAGACAGAAGAAAACTTTAAAACatcattttgtcaaaactgttgGAGTTGGGGAACTCATTTGGACGAAAAAGACATCCAATTCATCAACCAAGAAGTCGAATCGTTCTACACGCAGGGAACGCCTATCGAAGAAGCTCCTTTATCTTTGAAAGTAGAT ATACAAACAGATATAACAATGTCCGATGTTTACGAAACCCTGATTGATATCATAGCAGCAGATTCTCTATCTTCGGTATTCGTGtataaattcgaatttgaagGCGCCATTGCTACAACAAAAACAATACTATTGCAGCAGTCAGTCCTAGAAGAGGATCTGAAAG GCACATATCACAATTGCGATTATTTTTATTGGAATCGAAGGAGTGACCCTGAAAATGTGGAAACTCGTGAAATGGTCGATACATTCACCAAACTCGTAACTACTTTCGCAAAAACTAG TGATCCCAATAATGAAAATATACCAATCCGTTGGATACCATCAACACTGGGAGAACCCTGTTATCTGAGTATAAGCAACCCAATCAAAATGGTAGATGGGAAACTGAACAATGAAAGATTAGAATTTTGGGACCGTATTAAACaacagataaaaaaaacaaagaatgtGAAGATCATCAAAGAAGAGAACGGGGCTGTGAAATCctaa